The DNA segment TAATAGCGGCTAGCCTGTTCCATGAAATAGCGCTCTATTCATGCTGCTCAATTGGAAACAGGACATTATGCGTCCCGACTTTTGGATAAAACATGAACTTTTCAGGTTTTATTCAAGTTTTAAATATGTAAACCGTAAATTGTGATAAATTATATTTTTAAAAAATCGGGTATCCCCTAACATAATAGATATGAAGCAATAGCGATCTAACTCTATTTTCTATGACTGCATGTAAAATATAGATTAAGGCGGGATGATGATGTTGAAGACCGAGGAACGCGGAACCGATTTATCACTGCACTTGTACCGAGTATTTTCTAAGTCGTTTAAAAGTGTCAATGAGCATGCCGTAACGGGAAGCAAAATTCAGGGCTTCAATCCGACAGCCTTTGCTGTTTTGGAGGTTCTCTATTACAAGGGGCCTCAGCCCATTCAGCAAATCGGGGCCAAACTGCTGCTGCAGAGCGGCAACGTCACATATGTGATCGACAAGCTGGAAGCCGCTGGCTATTTGCAGCGACAGCCCTGTCCACGAGATCGGCGAGTCATATTTGCCGAACTGACGCCAAAGGGTAAAGAGCTGATGGATAAGCTTTATCCGGAGTTTTCCGAACGAATTGACTATGCCCTTAGCGGACTAGACAATGAAGAGAAGCAATTAATGATTACATTGCTGAAGAAAATGGGGCGTGAAGCCGAGAAGCTGGCTCCGCTTGCACGCAAGTAGTTAGAACCTGTGCCAATTATGCAAAAGGCTGCATCCTTCCGTAAACGGAGGGAGCAGCCTTTTCTTGTATACCTTGCATACTTTGTATTTGTATACAATGATCTTGTACCCTAGGATGGATTGGTAATCCGATGAAGCGCCTGTGCGCATTCATGAATGTGCCGTACGTAGTCCTCCGTCAGGTTCTGAACCTGCTCGGATTGTTCATTTACCGTCACGCCTTCCCGCTCGACATCGACCAGCTCCACCTTGACTTCCCGCCGATCCAAATAAGAGCACTGAAAGTCAAAGGTGTAATCCTGACGCCCCTCTGCATTGATATGTATCCGTAAACCGTAGGGGTCTGCAAGATCAGCCTGGACTATAGTCTTATCGCCAGGATTGAGATATTCCGGTAGTTGCTCCTGCCAGGCGTTAACCAAAGTGCCTTGATCCACGTTCCAATCCTCATTCATTGTAACACCTCCCCTTTCCTTGTTAAGGTGCGGAGGCGTCGCCTCTTTTATGCATACAGCTACTTCTCTTTCTCGACCTCAGGTGCACGGTTCCGCAGGCCAAATACCGATACGACGCCAACAAGCGCCAATATGGCCATCACGACAAACAGGGTATGCAAACTGTTCTGCAGCACATGCTTCAGCTCACTCCAGAGCTCGGGAGACAGATTTTGCACTTTTTCCGGAGATAGCAAATTGTTAATGTCGTCCTGGGATACTTTGAGCCCGGAAGCCGTGCCAGCCGATGTCTGGGTTACGATCCGCAAATTGATCAACGTTCCGAATACGGCAACGCCGATCGTCTGCCCGATGGACTTAGTGAAGGTGTTCAGAGCATTCGAAGCCCCACGGAGGCTGTAGCCGACCGAAGATTGGGCGATAATCGTAAACACCGTGAAGGAGAAGCCAAAGCCGATACCGTACATCGCGTTAAAAACTAGCATCAGATAGAGCGGCGTCTCCTCCGTCATAAAAGCGATTCCTGCCGCTCCAAATGCAATGATGATCATTCCGATCAAGGACGTGTAGCGTGAACCTTTGCTAATGATCCAGCGCGCTCCATACACGGAGCCAAAGAGCCAGCCGATCGACATCGGAGCCAGAATAAGTCCGGACATCGTAGCATTCTGCCCCAAAACCCCTTGTATCCAAAGCGGTAAATAGGAGGTAAGTCCAATGAGCAGGGCGCTAGCCACCAGACTTGCTATGTTCGAGAAGGCGATGTCCCGCACTTTAAATAGCTTAAGAGGTACGAGCGGTTCCTCCGCCCGGTTCTCTACGATTAGGAACAGGCTGAGCGATATTGCAGCGATCGCCAAAATAGCGATTAACCAAGGGGACGTCCAGGCGAATTGCTGGCCGCCTGTCGCGAGTCCAAACAGGAGTGCCGTCACACCGATTGTAAAGGTTATCGCGCCGGCAATATCAATTTTCACCTTCTGCTTCTCATTTTTCTCATGTAAGTATTTCAAAATGAAAAAAAGCGACAGTAAACCGAACGGCACATTAAAGCCAAATACCCATCTCCAGTTTAAATAATCGACGACATAGCCGCCGAGCAGCGGCCCGACGAGAGATGAAATCCCCCATACAGAGCTGATTAAAGCTTGAACCCTAGCTCTTTCTTCAATCGAATAAATATCGCCGATAATTGTAAACGTGACCGGAATCAGCGCACCGGCTCCGATCCCCTGCAGTGCACGGAATACAATCAGTTGTTCCATGCTCTGCGAAAGTCCGGATAGTAATGATCCCGCCAAAAACAATAAAGACCCGATAATAAATACGGGCTTCCTACCATAAAGATCACTCATCTTCCCAAAAATCGGGGTCGAAACAGCCATCGTCAGCAGATAAGCTGTAAACACCCAGCTCAGCAAAGCTACTCCACCCAAATCTCCAACGATTCTCGGGCCTGCCGGACCAATGACCGTACCTTCAATTGCTGCAAGGAAAGTGGACAGCATTAAACCGGTCAAAATATAATTACGTTTCAATGATATATTCAAAGGGATGACTTCCTTTCCGAAGCTTAACAATTTTCCATACATGTCCTTAAGCTAGCTAATAGTATAAGGGAAGCCCCTCTAAAAAGGAAGAAGCAGACTACAACTGTAGTCTGCCCTGATCCATCATCCAAATTGTTAGTGGTTCGCCCGCAAAGCACTCGGGCTCATGGGTAATCATAATAACGGACGCCCCCTCTCTCACTGCTCGGCGGCATAATGCGGCGAGAGCCCTGGTCCCTCTGTAATCGGCCCCTGCGGTAGGCTCGTCCAAAATATACAGCTTCTTCGGCACCATCATGGCAGCTGCCGCGCTAAGCAGGCGTTTCTCCCCGCCGCTTAGCAGATAAGGAGAAACCTCTCCTCGTTCGGACAGTCCGATACTCTGCAGCAATTCCTCAGCACGCTCAATGATTTCTTGGGGCAGCGCATCTCCCGGCCTCAGGCGCATCTGGAATCGTGGACCGTAAATTAATTCCTCCCATACAGTGGCAGCCACGAATTGATGCTCCGGCTGCTGAAAGACATATCCAATATCCCCTGCAAGCTCATACAAGGTCAGCTTTGCGACATCCTGTCCTTGCCACCAAATCGTGCCGCGAGGCGGGGACAGCAAACCCATGAGCAAACGGGACAGCGTGGTCTTACCCGAGCCGTTCTCCCCG comes from the Paenibacillus lentus genome and includes:
- a CDS encoding MarR family winged helix-turn-helix transcriptional regulator; the encoded protein is MLKTEERGTDLSLHLYRVFSKSFKSVNEHAVTGSKIQGFNPTAFAVLEVLYYKGPQPIQQIGAKLLLQSGNVTYVIDKLEAAGYLQRQPCPRDRRVIFAELTPKGKELMDKLYPEFSERIDYALSGLDNEEKQLMITLLKKMGREAEKLAPLARK
- a CDS encoding MDR family MFS transporter; translation: MLSTFLAAIEGTVIGPAGPRIVGDLGGVALLSWVFTAYLLTMAVSTPIFGKMSDLYGRKPVFIIGSLLFLAGSLLSGLSQSMEQLIVFRALQGIGAGALIPVTFTIIGDIYSIEERARVQALISSVWGISSLVGPLLGGYVVDYLNWRWVFGFNVPFGLLSLFFILKYLHEKNEKQKVKIDIAGAITFTIGVTALLFGLATGGQQFAWTSPWLIAILAIAAISLSLFLIVENRAEEPLVPLKLFKVRDIAFSNIASLVASALLIGLTSYLPLWIQGVLGQNATMSGLILAPMSIGWLFGSVYGARWIISKGSRYTSLIGMIIIAFGAAGIAFMTEETPLYLMLVFNAMYGIGFGFSFTVFTIIAQSSVGYSLRGASNALNTFTKSIGQTIGVAVFGTLINLRIVTQTSAGTASGLKVSQDDINNLLSPEKVQNLSPELWSELKHVLQNSLHTLFVVMAILALVGVVSVFGLRNRAPEVEKEK